The genomic DNA CCCCATCGTGCGCAGCCTGGTTCCCATTTACGATCGCAACGGCAGCCCCATTGATATCGGAAATGGTGAGGGGGCTTCCGTCTATGGGCCCTATTTGCTGGACCAGATTACGCAAAATCCTGACGGGACCGTAACGCTCTACTACACGCTATCGTTGTGGAACCCCTATCAGGCGTTCCTGTTCAGCAGTACGGTATCGGCCGGCGCGCCGCTGCCGACCGCTTCGACGGTGAATGCGGCGAGCTTCGCGCCCGGCGCGCTTGCCTCCGGCGCCATCGCCTCCTTGTTCGGCAGCGGACTGGCTCCGAGCACGTCCTCCACTCCCAGCACCACAACTTGCCCTTCACGCTGGCAGGCGTCAGCATCAACGTACAGGATCAGCAGGGCACCACTCTTGCGGCTCCTTTGTTTTTCGTTTCCGCGGGCCAGATCAATTTCCTGCTGCCGGAGGGCCTGGCGCCCGGCAGCGCCACGGCCACCGTGCTGCGCGATTTCGCGCCCGCGGCCAGCGCGCCGCTGACCATCGCTGCAGTCGCCCCCGCGCTGTTTACGGCGAATGCCGACGGGCGCGGCGTGGCCGCGGCCTACTTTTCGACAGCCAGCAATCCCACTGTTTTCGCTTTCACATGCGGGGCAGCCGGCGGCACGTGTTTCGCCGCTCCCTTTGATCTTTCCACCGCGCTTGGCGGCGCCGTGCTGGTTCTCTACGGGACGGGCCTGAAGAACAATGGCGGCCTGAACTCCGTGGTGGTGACCCTCGGCGGCGTGCGCGCGCAGACGCTCTACGCCGGGCCGCAGAACCAGTATCCCGGCCTGGATCAGATCAACGTGCAGCTGCCGCCGGGGCTAGCCGGTCGCGGCGAACTGGATGTGATCGTCACCGTGAACGGCGTGCGGGCCAATACCGTGCGCGTCGCGTTCCGCTAGCCGGATGCGACCCCTTGCGGCCGCGTGGAATTGGCAACGCAAACTGCGATCCATCCGCGATTTGTTTGTGCCACACTTCCACCCCGCCGCCACTTCCGCTAGAATTGCTGATTATCAGAACAGGAGCGTTCAGCTATGGCAATCGATCCGGTCTGCAAGATGGTGATTGATGAAATCAAGGCAGCAGGCAGCTCGACCTATCAGGGTAAGACCTACTTCTTCTGCGCGCTCGGCTGCAAGAAATCCTTCGAGGTGAATCCGGAGAAATACCTTGCGCCGAAATCGTAAACTTCCTGCAAGACCAAGGGCAGGCGTAGAATGAATTGAGTATCTCAATAGATGGCGACACAACCGATCAGCGGCATTCAGTTCGTAACCGACAGCAAAGGCCGCAAGCTGGCGGTGCAGATTGACCTGCGCAAGCACCGTCTGCTCTGGGAAGACCTCTCCGACGGACTGATGGCCACGGCGCGCCGCAAGGGAAAATCCGTTTCCTGCGCGGATTATCGCGCGGCAAGAATAAAACGCTCCCGTGCCTAAATACAAAGTCTTTCTCAAATCATCCGCGGCGAAGGAATTGGACGCGTTAAGCGATGCTCTGTTTGCTCGCGTGGACAAGAAGATTCTCGATCTTGCACATCATCCCCGGCCCGTCGGCTGCAAGCAACTTCGCGGACAACGCGATCTGTAGGGAGTTCGTGCAGGGAATTACCGGGTCATCTACTCAATTGATGATGCCAAATTGCTGATTGAAATCCTGAAGGTCCGAGACCGGAAGAACGTTTACGAACGTTAGCTTCCATCCGTGCTTGATTCTTGTCGTTTGAATTCTGCTTAGGAGTTTGTTTTGCTTTATTTTTCTTCTTCCTGTTCTAATACCGCTCGTTGATCCACTTGGCGGCGTAGTCGAAGAAATTCTTCACGCTGTTCCCGTATTGCCCCGGCGTCGACTCGCACTCCGTGCAGGGCGTGATGCCGTGCGTCGCGCCATCGATGATGACGTAGTCCTTGTCCTTGCTGGCCGCTGCCTCGTAGTTGATCTCGTTGTCGCGCACGAAGTAATGTCCGCCCATGCCGAAGATGAGCACGGGCACGGAGATACTTCGCAGCGCGCAGGGCGTTGAGTTATTGCTCGAGCACCAGTCGATGCCGTCCATCGAGTCGGTCGAGCGAATCGCGTTGGCGCTGAGGAACGACTTGAGCGTCAGAAACAGCGTCCCGCCGTTGAGCGTGAAGTTGGACTTCTTCATATTCAGATTCGGCTGGCGCACGCTCTCGACAATCTGTGTAACGATAGTCCCGTCGTTCTTGAGCAGCTTCTGCGGCTTCACCGTCGCGTGATGGACGCGCATGTCCATCTCCATCAGGCGCGCTCCCACCGCGCGGGGAACGATGAACGGCTCGTCGTCAGTGTAAGTTCTCTTGCCGGCCTTCACCAGTGCCAGCCGCTTCTCCGCCGCCGCGATCAGACGATTCATTCGCGCGGCCTGCGCCTTGAAATAGCGCTGCTTGAAATCGTCCGAGTAGTTTGACGAGCCGTTGGGGTTGTAACCATTCTTCGCGCTGTAGGGATCGAGAGACGGGTCAATCTTTGTGGGATCAGTTTCGTCCATCAGCGAAGCGTTCAGGCTGCGCACGCCGTTCACCGAGTTGCCGGGGTGCGCATCGCGGAAGATGACGCCGTCGGCGCGCGGCAGGTTGGCCAGCTTGTCAGTACACTGCATCAGCTTGCCCGGCCCTTGGCAATACGACGGGCCCTTCTCCGCGACCGCTTGGTAGAAGCTCATCGTGGGTCCGCCACCGCTGCCGCCGTGAAGAATTACTTTGGTGATGCCGGGCTGCTTGCGCAGAAACTCGACCGCGGACTTCACGTCGAGCGCAATATCCTCCCACTCGACCGAGGCCTCGTTGTTCTCAAAGCGCGAATTCAGTCCGAGCACCATGATGCCGCGCTTGGGGAACTCCGTCATAGGCAGGCCGGACATTTGATTGTTGGTGCGATGCGTGACGATCACGGCCACATGCGCCGCCGGGCCGCTATCAGGCGTATAGAGCGCTGCCTTGGCCAGCCCGGGCAACTGAATGAAGGCAGGATTACTCTGCGCGCGCGCCGCCGTTGCCGACATCACCATCAAGCCTGCCAGCGCTATTCGAAGTATCATCTCGGACCTCCCGCAATATACCAATCGCGGCTCAGTATAGCCGGGGTATAGCGCAAACAAAAACAAAATCCCAAACGGTGGGTGCCGCTTGGGATTTTTCTGATGGAATAATATTCGGGATTTTAACAGTGCCGCGCGCGGTTAGAACAATTCGCGGATCGGCCCGTAGATGTCGTAGTTGGCGAAGGGCACGTACTCGAAGCCGCGCTTCAGCGGATCGTCGTAGCGGATCTTGGTCCAGTTGATGCCCAGCGCATCGTAGATGGTGGCTTCGATGTCCTCGGCGCGCACATCGCGCCCGCGGCTCCAGCCGGGATCGACGGTAGCCGAGGCGGTGGCGTCGGTCGTGCCGATCACGCGACCGCCCTTGATGCCGCCGCCGGCCAGCACGGCGAACTGCTGCAGGAAGTGGTCGCGGCCCGCCTGGTTGTTGGGCGTGCCCACGGTGCGGCCAAACTCGCCGGCCATAACGATCAATGTCTGGTCAAACAGGCCGTCAGCTTTCAGCCCGTCGATCAGCCTGGCCAGCCCGCGGTCGAGCGGAGTGGTCAGCCCCGGCAACACGCCATAAATGTTCGAGTGAGTGTCCCAGCCGCCCGTGGTGATCTGGACGAAGCGCGTGCCCTGGTCGGCGCGCAGGACTTTATTGGCCAGCATGCAGGCATCGCCGAAGGCAGTGGTGCCATAGGGCGTGCGCTCGGCGGCCGTGTAAGCGAAAGCGTTCTGCACGGTCTGGTTGTACATCAGGCTGCGCGCGTTGTCATAGAACGCTTCCATGTCCTGCGGCTGTTGGCCCAGCGGTGAGCTAACCCGCAGCGGGTCATCCAATTGATGCATCAACGTCAACCGCTGATCCAGCCGGACCTGTCCTTCCACGTTGGTGGTGTTGCGCAACCCGGCCGCGCGTGGCGCGACGATGAAGGGCGCGTAATTCGCCGACAGATACCCGGCGCCCACCTGCGAGCCTTGCGCGTTGAAGGAGATGAATCCGGGGAAGATGTCGGTCGAGCGCCGCTCGGCTTCCTTCTCGTTGGCCACGATTGCGCCAATGTGCGGCGCCACGCTGCCCAGCGCGGAGGTGGGGTTCCGTCCAATCTGAATCCAGCTCTGGCCCAGCGTATGCACCAGCGCCCACGAGCGCATGGAGCGTACGATGGCGATGTCGCCGAGCCGGTCGGCAATATTGGGCATCAGGCCGCGCGGGAAGCGGATGCCGTTGATGGTGGTGGGCTGCAACGAAGCGGGCGTCCACGCGCCTTCCTTCAGGTCAAACGTGTCGGAGTGCGAGGGCGCGCCGGTGAGCTGAATGAAGATGCAGTTCTTCGCCGTGCCCATGGGGGAGACCGGCAGGCCGGCCAGGGCCGCCATGGGTTTGGCCATCTGATAGAGCGCGTACCCGGAGACGCCGGAGCCCATCACCTGGAAGAAGTGCCGCCGCGAAAATGTAGGTCGCGACCAGAAGGGAACATGCGGGCGCGGATTCTTCTCGACGAAGCGCGTCAGCTCGCGATCCGCCCGAGTGGCGCTGCGTTTGTCGTCGTGCAGAATATACTTGTCTTCGTTTTTGATTGAGTTGCTCATCGGTCTTGCCCTCCTTCCCTTCTAGTAATTAAACATGAAGTCCACTTTGTTATAGAGCGCCCAGAGCAGGTCCTGCGCGTTGGACGTGCGCGTGCCGGTGTTGAACTTGGCCATCGCCAGGTTGCGCTCGATCGACGAGGGACGCCGCGACAGCACGTTCAGATAGATCGCGTCCACCAGTTGCGTATTGTCCGGGATGGTTGCCATCAGCGTGGCCAGCCGTCCGGTGGTCAGCGCGGCGGCGCGCACGCGGTTGGTAATGAATGGATCGTTCATCAGGCTCAACGCTTGCGTGGTGGTCAGCTCCTTGCGGCGCACGTTTTCGTCGCGGTCGCCGCGTAGGAAGTCATCCAGAAAAGCAACCGTGCCGCCGCCCACCGTGGTGTCGGGAAGCTGCATGGCCCACTGAATTGGATTTGGGTAGTTGGGCACCACCATCGGGTTGGGGACGTTGCTCGATAACACCAGCGCATCGACCAACTCCTCGGCATCCAGACGCCGCACCAGATGCCGCGCCTGATAGCGCGCCCAGTTGGGGTTCCACTCGCCCGTGTAGCGCGAAGACAATTGATAGGCCTGCGAGTTGGTGATCTCGCGCTGCATCGCTTTTAGATCATAGTTCATGTTGATGAAGCCGCGCGCCAGTTCATCGAGCAGCTCGGGATGCGATGGCTGAATGGTCCACGGGGCCGGTGGTGGATTTTTCGGATCGAGCCGCGCCGGATCAAAGCCGTCCGGCGGATCCACAATGCCCACGCCGAAGAAATGCGCCCAGAGGTAATTGACTGTCGCGCGCGAGAACTGCAAGTCGCCAGTGATCTCCTCCGCCAGGCGCGCCCGGTAATTCACCGCGGCGGTGTTGGCGTAGGTCCGTCCGCTAAACAGATAGGTCGGGCTGATATTGTTGACGCCTTGCAAAATCGTTGCGGCGCCTGCTCTGATGGGTGCGCGGTCGGGGCGGTTACCCGAGTTGGTGTTCAACAGGTAGTTGCCGGTGGCTACTTCCGTAACCACATAGTTCGTGGCGGGAGCGACCTGTCGCGTCA from Acidobacteriota bacterium includes the following:
- a CDS encoding YHS domain-containing protein, with product MAIDPVCKMVIDEIKAAGSSTYQGKTYFFCALGCKKSFEVNPEKYLAPKS
- a CDS encoding DUF1501 domain-containing protein yields the protein MSNSIKNEDKYILHDDKRSATRADRELTRFVEKNPRPHVPFWSRPTFSRRHFFQVMGSGVSGYALYQMAKPMAALAGLPVSPMGTAKNCIFIQLTGAPSHSDTFDLKEGAWTPASLQPTTINGIRFPRGLMPNIADRLGDIAIVRSMRSWALVHTLGQSWIQIGRNPTSALGSVAPHIGAIVANEKEAERRSTDIFPGFISFNAQGSQVGAGYLSANYAPFIVAPRAAGLRNTTNVEGQVRLDQRLTLMHQLDDPLRVSSPLGQQPQDMEAFYDNARSLMYNQTVQNAFAYTAAERTPYGTTAFGDACMLANKVLRADQGTRFVQITTGGWDTHSNIYGVLPGLTTPLDRGLARLIDGLKADGLFDQTLIVMAGEFGRTVGTPNNQAGRDHFLQQFAVLAGGGIKGGRVIGTTDATASATVDPGWSRGRDVRAEDIEATIYDALGINWTKIRYDDPLKRGFEYVPFANYDIYGPIRELF
- a CDS encoding DUF1553 domain-containing protein, translating into MSKQMKSRFWLMTAGVGVAVLALLPLMMDSSTRLLAQSEEDDALVAEDSEVTAPAPAECTFFTPSRPSEGVDAESIGTIWNASLASQQTQLVAGLLPDFRSGRGDRTLSTGGPYLSRIDHHIFSLLQAKNIPPASLTTDEEFLRRVTMDLTGRIPLAADVTSFLADSTVEKRSNKIDQLLNSPEWVDRWTMWLGDLVKNNVRNTQITRGALARDASYQYIRESVAANKPYNQFVSEMIQGLGDNEKMGPPNWIVGGFMSMGPAQDTYDRQLVQTATTFLGMRYFDCVLCHDGAGHLDDVNLWGAQTTRRQVWGMAAFFSRARMTRQVAPATNYVVTEVATGNYLLNTNSGNRPDRAPIRAGAATILQGVNNISPTYLFSGRTYANTAAVNYRARLAEEITGDLQFSRATVNYLWAHFFGVGIVDPPDGFDPARLDPKNPPPAPWTIQPSHPELLDELARGFINMNYDLKAMQREITNSQAYQLSSRYTGEWNPNWARYQARHLVRRLDAEELVDALVLSSNVPNPMVVPNYPNPIQWAMQLPDTTVGGGTVAFLDDFLRGDRDENVRRKELTTTQALSLMNDPFITNRVRAAALTTGRLATLMATIPDNTQLVDAIYLNVLSRRPSSIERNLAMAKFNTGTRTSNAQDLLWALYNKVDFMFNY